A part of Paenarthrobacter sp. A20 genomic DNA contains:
- a CDS encoding glutamate--cysteine ligase — translation MRTFGVEEELLIVDPVTGEPLALADALLAGHEEPTTATGLSHELKLEQIETQTRPCHSYTELLQQIHRGRAMANETARQHGARVAAIATSPLASNTHTTPHPRYAAMLDRFGIVATEQLTCGFHVHTSVESPEEGVVVLDHIRDKLAVLTALTANSPYWRGLPTGFDSYRTQAWNRWPTSGPSAIFGSPTAYRRIVKRLLETGVILDEGMIYFDARISMNHPTVEVRVADVCLRAEDAALIAVLVRALVETASLEMLDGVEPTAVPTALLRMASWQASNSGLRGDLLDFGDFRPRPASEVVWALVDYVSPVLDDHSELELVKAGISALLERGNGAHEQREAAVRYNKRQRDRQSQPGSPPTNQALAAVVGHAAKVTVRGCAADARREPAPMLTRVRRP, via the coding sequence ATGCGGACTTTCGGGGTTGAGGAAGAGCTGCTCATCGTCGATCCTGTGACGGGCGAGCCCTTGGCCCTCGCGGATGCGCTGCTGGCAGGCCACGAAGAGCCCACAACCGCCACGGGCCTCAGCCACGAACTCAAGCTGGAGCAAATCGAAACCCAGACCCGTCCCTGCCACAGCTACACCGAGCTCCTGCAGCAGATCCACCGTGGCAGGGCAATGGCCAACGAGACCGCCCGCCAGCACGGAGCCCGGGTGGCCGCGATCGCCACGTCTCCCTTGGCCTCGAACACGCACACCACTCCTCATCCCCGCTATGCCGCGATGCTGGATCGCTTCGGGATCGTTGCCACGGAACAACTGACGTGCGGATTCCATGTTCACACGTCAGTGGAGTCACCCGAGGAAGGTGTGGTGGTGCTGGACCACATCCGCGACAAACTCGCTGTGCTCACGGCCCTCACCGCCAACTCGCCGTACTGGCGCGGACTTCCTACGGGTTTCGACAGCTACCGCACGCAGGCATGGAACCGGTGGCCCACTTCCGGACCGTCGGCCATTTTCGGTTCGCCCACCGCCTATCGACGCATCGTGAAACGACTCCTGGAAACAGGCGTCATCCTGGATGAGGGCATGATCTACTTTGACGCCCGCATTTCCATGAACCACCCCACCGTGGAGGTCCGCGTGGCCGATGTCTGCCTCCGCGCCGAGGACGCGGCCTTGATTGCCGTGCTGGTGCGGGCTTTGGTGGAGACGGCTTCTTTGGAAATGCTCGACGGCGTTGAGCCCACAGCGGTGCCCACGGCACTCCTGCGGATGGCGAGCTGGCAAGCCAGTAATTCAGGGCTGCGCGGAGATCTCCTGGACTTCGGTGATTTCCGTCCCCGGCCGGCGTCGGAGGTTGTGTGGGCGCTGGTGGACTACGTGAGCCCGGTCCTGGATGACCACAGCGAATTGGAGCTGGTCAAAGCGGGGATCTCGGCCTTGCTTGAACGAGGCAACGGGGCCCATGAACAACGCGAAGCCGCGGTGCGTTACAACAAAAGGCAGCGGGATCGGCAAAGCCAGCCGGGCAGTCCGCCCACCAACCAAGCCTTGGCCGCCGTCGTCGGGCATGCTGCGAAGGTGACGGTGCGCGGCTGCGCCGCTGACGCGCGTAGGGAGCCGGCGCCCATGCTGACCCGGGTCAGGCGGCCCTAG
- a CDS encoding UDP-N-acetylglucosamine 1-carboxyvinyltransferase: protein MTQPTAEHVGLLLRNARGEKGWTQGQLATELGTSQSAIARMEQGKQNLSLRMIERLEAIFGRSIVKVGKPQMTHLRVEGGRTLSGEVDVNSSKNAGVALLCASLINRGTTTLRRLARIEEVNRIVEVLTSIGMECTWLNGSDLRIRRPEVLDLGSMDVDAARRTRSVIMLLGPLLDETSEYLLPYAGGCDLGTRTVEPHMQALRQFGLEVEAKSGFYSVSAPPADAHDRSFVLTERGDTVTENAIMAAAHREGTTVIRNASPNYMVQDLCFYLQGLGVAIDGVGTTTLKITGRSAIDVDIEYFPSEDPIEAMSLITAGIVTNSEVTIRRVPIEFMEIELATLEQMGQNLEISGEYMARNGRTRLVDVTTKPSELRAPQDKIHPMPFPGLNIDNLPFFAVIAGNAEGQTMIHDWVYENRAIYLTELNKLGAQVQLLDPHRIYVNGPTKWRAAEIGCPPALRPAACLLLAMLAARGTSELRNIYVIERGYEDLAERLNTIGAKIEYFQD, encoded by the coding sequence ATGACTCAACCTACCGCTGAACACGTAGGCCTTCTGCTCCGCAACGCCCGTGGCGAAAAAGGGTGGACGCAGGGGCAGCTGGCTACCGAGCTGGGAACCAGCCAGAGCGCAATCGCCCGGATGGAGCAAGGTAAACAGAATCTGAGCCTCCGGATGATCGAACGGCTCGAGGCCATTTTCGGGCGTTCCATCGTCAAAGTAGGCAAGCCGCAGATGACCCACCTCCGCGTCGAGGGTGGCCGAACCCTTTCGGGCGAAGTGGACGTCAACAGCAGTAAGAATGCAGGCGTCGCACTGTTGTGCGCGAGCCTGATCAACCGTGGCACCACCACGCTGCGCCGCTTGGCACGCATCGAGGAAGTCAACAGGATCGTCGAGGTACTGACGTCCATCGGCATGGAATGTACATGGCTCAACGGCAGCGATCTCCGTATCCGCCGCCCCGAGGTCCTGGATCTTGGATCAATGGACGTCGATGCCGCCCGACGCACCCGCAGCGTCATCATGCTGCTCGGTCCGCTGCTGGACGAGACCAGCGAATACCTGCTGCCCTACGCCGGTGGCTGCGACCTCGGCACGCGGACCGTGGAGCCCCACATGCAGGCGCTTCGCCAGTTCGGACTTGAGGTTGAAGCGAAGTCCGGCTTCTACTCTGTTTCTGCGCCTCCGGCTGACGCCCATGACCGTTCCTTCGTCCTGACCGAGCGCGGTGACACCGTTACCGAGAACGCCATCATGGCCGCCGCGCACCGCGAAGGTACCACCGTGATCCGCAACGCCAGCCCCAACTACATGGTCCAGGACCTCTGCTTCTACCTGCAGGGGCTTGGAGTGGCGATTGACGGCGTCGGAACCACGACGCTGAAGATCACCGGACGCTCCGCCATTGACGTCGATATTGAGTACTTCCCGTCCGAGGACCCCATCGAGGCCATGAGCCTGATTACCGCAGGCATCGTCACCAACTCCGAGGTCACCATCCGCCGGGTTCCCATCGAGTTCATGGAAATCGAGCTCGCCACTTTGGAGCAGATGGGCCAGAACCTCGAAATCTCCGGTGAGTACATGGCCCGCAACGGCCGGACACGCTTGGTGGACGTCACAACCAAGCCCTCCGAGCTCCGCGCACCGCAGGACAAGATCCACCCCATGCCATTCCCGGGCCTGAACATCGACAACCTGCCGTTCTTCGCCGTGATTGCGGGCAATGCCGAGGGCCAGACCATGATCCACGACTGGGTCTATGAGAACCGTGCCATTTATTTGACGGAGCTCAACAAGCTGGGCGCCCAGGTTCAGTTGCTCGATCCGCACCGGATCTACGTCAACGGGCCCACCAAGTGGCGTGCCGCGGAAATCGGCTGCCCGCCGGCCCTGCGCCCTGCCGCCTGCTTGCTCTTGGCGATGCTGGCAGCCAGGGGAACCTCCGAACTTCGCAACATCTACGTGATCGAGCGCGGCTATGAGGACCTGGCCGAGCGACTGAACACCATCGGCGCGAAGATCGAGTACTTCCAGGACTAG
- a CDS encoding WXG100 family type VII secretion target, protein MPFYGADVDQLKALSKALANGASLLTSRARELDSLIAQGMTGQGGGWQGQDAKRFAADWQGRLRPLLQTTTRGLEEASQSVLTNADQQSSASTEGAGSEATTKTTAANPNPGQPTPQEILDEYQVSDAETTKWPGDWDPLRFVVDQREVTEKEAELLNGLGPFEMNAFKDIHDDAFSTADDRFPSADRNDDQNDAFRHAYWNALMVKEFGADWAEDYATAHEQLPGNPAPREAMDLYNNEVGRNVAIANPDASAEELADLIEEAVNNGDTVVVGQDLLPHPSNEVPMDQTGDANNAEPAPGEDPEFNDESRTTS, encoded by the coding sequence ATGCCTTTCTACGGCGCCGACGTCGACCAACTCAAAGCACTTTCGAAGGCTTTGGCCAACGGTGCGTCACTGCTGACCAGCCGGGCCCGGGAGCTCGACTCGTTGATCGCCCAAGGCATGACCGGCCAAGGCGGCGGTTGGCAGGGCCAGGATGCCAAGCGTTTTGCCGCAGATTGGCAGGGCCGCCTGAGGCCGTTGCTGCAGACAACCACGCGGGGCCTGGAAGAGGCGTCACAGTCCGTGCTCACCAACGCCGACCAGCAGTCCTCCGCATCCACGGAAGGTGCGGGCAGCGAGGCCACCACCAAGACCACCGCGGCCAATCCGAACCCTGGCCAGCCCACACCGCAGGAAATCCTGGACGAATACCAGGTCAGCGACGCGGAGACCACCAAGTGGCCCGGAGACTGGGATCCCCTGCGCTTCGTCGTTGACCAACGGGAGGTCACCGAGAAGGAAGCGGAACTCCTCAACGGCTTGGGTCCTTTCGAGATGAACGCCTTCAAAGACATTCATGATGACGCTTTCAGCACTGCCGATGACCGCTTCCCCAGCGCCGATCGCAACGATGACCAGAACGACGCCTTCCGCCACGCGTACTGGAACGCGCTCATGGTCAAGGAGTTCGGCGCGGACTGGGCGGAGGACTACGCCACGGCGCACGAGCAGCTCCCCGGCAATCCTGCGCCCCGCGAAGCCATGGATCTGTACAACAATGAGGTGGGCCGCAATGTGGCCATAGCCAACCCGGATGCCAGCGCTGAGGAGCTTGCGGATTTGATCGAGGAAGCCGTGAACAACGGCGACACCGTGGTGGTGGGACAGGACCTGCTGCCCCACCCGTCCAATGAGGTCCCCATGGACCAGACCGGCGACGCCAACAATGCCGAGCCCGCCCCGGGCGAGGATCCGGAGTTTAACGACGAGTCGAGGACCACCTCATGA
- a CDS encoding siderophore-interacting protein: protein MKRNWEGVVLKVMGAKDFTLEVTGKEEITPDFLRVHVRDGGLLERSGLHPTMWIRLWFDDSGKAHQRAYTLVNASPAAGTFSMDFAMHNGVAADWARSASAGDTIDATVQGSSFTFPQPSPRRIWVVGDPASIPAINSLLDERQLSAAGGAPVSAWLEYQHDADPSLEVRTSDSDVVTWIPRKRDGAALVEEVCGALTAETVSVDSDFFWIACEASSTRAIVKHLRKTLGVDKHRIDALGYWRV from the coding sequence TTGAAGCGCAATTGGGAAGGCGTCGTCCTCAAAGTCATGGGCGCCAAGGACTTCACCTTGGAAGTCACAGGGAAGGAAGAGATCACCCCGGATTTCCTCCGCGTCCACGTCCGCGACGGCGGCCTCCTGGAGCGCAGCGGCCTGCATCCCACCATGTGGATCCGGCTGTGGTTCGACGATTCCGGCAAGGCACACCAGCGCGCTTACACCTTGGTCAATGCCTCCCCGGCGGCAGGCACGTTCAGCATGGACTTCGCGATGCATAACGGTGTTGCGGCGGATTGGGCCCGTTCCGCCAGTGCCGGCGACACCATCGATGCCACCGTCCAGGGGAGTTCCTTCACCTTCCCGCAACCGTCTCCGCGCCGGATCTGGGTGGTGGGCGACCCCGCCTCCATCCCGGCCATCAATTCGTTGCTGGACGAGCGGCAGCTTTCTGCGGCGGGCGGGGCTCCGGTGAGTGCCTGGCTTGAATACCAGCACGACGCCGACCCCTCGCTTGAAGTGCGGACGTCGGATTCCGACGTCGTCACCTGGATTCCGCGCAAACGCGACGGTGCCGCTTTGGTGGAGGAGGTCTGTGGTGCGCTCACTGCGGAGACTGTTTCCGTGGATAGCGACTTCTTCTGGATTGCCTGCGAAGCCTCCAGCACCCGGGCAATCGTGAAACACCTGCGGAAGACGCTGGGCGTGGACAAACACCGGATCGATGCCCTGGGGTACTGGCGCGTCTAG
- a CDS encoding penicillin acylase family protein translates to MTPAPTHNSAPAGGPGIYRDSWGIPHLWADSADDLAFLQGMNAATDRSWQIELERWRSEGRTAEVLGPDAVVWDRFARQARLDDTARRCFENLDAATQRWCGQYVAGVNQALVDGLRGGPEFDESASTPEPWNPWTPMGVFLVHHILFSTFPNKLFRAHVARTLGDEAVSLFSIEAPVWSGSNAWAAHGSTTASGLPLIAGDPHRLMELPGVYQQVRLACPEFDAIGFAFPGVPGLPHFAQTGHTAWAITNAMADYQDLFEEELRRVTDAGGERVEARGAEGWETAVVSTETMSVRDGEAVTVEVIGTGRGSVISEASDGDALSLRFPARVEGRLGFEALLPLLRSRSVSEVEVAFDAWVEPVNSVVAADDSGAVRHFVAGLVPQRNPANRRLPAPAFSARNEWDGQYVILPRTEVQQFAVSANDRAAGGGDAVAMEFAPAHRALRIRDLLEAAPSGTLTVDDMQAIHTDTLLGPWPFFRSLLEGIDADDLSREAKVLRSLLFEWDGRMDAGSHRAAVFAAWRGALVQRLARHSALAPLNEPTGYSPLFGPWLSVVSRVGFALETLLLRGSELGINVGVEAAAGLEDVALEEAMLNGSTWGDRHKLLPVHVLPGALASPAPTADLSGDTGCVLCTESLPGVDDRSFRGPVARYVWDLSDRRNSRWIVPFGASGTPDHQHFADQLPLWTAGQLAPVVTDWSALATDIP, encoded by the coding sequence ATGACGCCTGCCCCGACGCACAATTCCGCCCCGGCAGGCGGCCCCGGAATCTACCGAGACTCGTGGGGAATCCCGCACTTGTGGGCCGATTCCGCCGACGACCTTGCTTTCCTCCAGGGCATGAATGCGGCCACTGACCGCTCCTGGCAGATCGAACTGGAACGGTGGCGCTCCGAGGGACGCACCGCCGAGGTGCTGGGCCCGGATGCGGTGGTCTGGGACAGGTTCGCCCGCCAAGCCCGGCTTGACGACACCGCGCGGCGCTGCTTTGAAAACCTCGATGCCGCCACCCAGCGTTGGTGCGGACAGTATGTGGCCGGCGTCAACCAGGCCCTGGTGGACGGGCTCCGCGGCGGCCCCGAGTTCGACGAGTCCGCCAGTACCCCGGAGCCATGGAATCCGTGGACGCCGATGGGTGTCTTCCTGGTGCATCACATCCTCTTCTCAACGTTCCCCAACAAGCTCTTCAGGGCCCACGTCGCGCGAACACTTGGCGATGAAGCCGTGAGCCTGTTCAGCATCGAAGCCCCGGTCTGGTCCGGCAGCAACGCATGGGCCGCGCACGGCTCGACCACGGCCAGCGGCCTCCCCCTGATCGCAGGCGACCCCCACCGCCTCATGGAACTCCCCGGCGTGTACCAGCAAGTTCGGCTGGCCTGCCCGGAGTTCGACGCGATCGGCTTCGCATTCCCCGGCGTTCCCGGCCTCCCGCACTTCGCGCAGACCGGCCATACTGCTTGGGCAATCACCAATGCCATGGCCGACTACCAGGACCTCTTCGAGGAAGAACTGCGCCGGGTCACCGATGCGGGCGGCGAGCGCGTTGAGGCGCGTGGAGCGGAAGGCTGGGAAACCGCCGTCGTCAGCACCGAAACCATGAGCGTCCGCGATGGTGAGGCGGTGACCGTCGAGGTCATCGGGACGGGGCGCGGTTCGGTGATCTCTGAAGCGTCCGACGGCGACGCCCTGAGCCTGCGTTTCCCGGCCCGGGTTGAAGGGCGGCTGGGTTTCGAGGCCCTCCTGCCGCTTCTGCGGAGCCGGAGCGTCTCCGAAGTCGAGGTCGCCTTCGATGCCTGGGTGGAGCCGGTCAACAGCGTGGTGGCCGCGGACGATTCCGGGGCCGTACGGCATTTCGTTGCCGGGCTCGTTCCGCAACGGAATCCCGCAAACCGTCGCCTCCCGGCTCCGGCGTTCTCCGCACGCAATGAGTGGGACGGCCAGTATGTGATCCTGCCCCGCACCGAGGTCCAGCAGTTTGCGGTGAGCGCGAACGACCGCGCGGCGGGAGGCGGCGACGCCGTAGCCATGGAGTTCGCGCCGGCGCACCGGGCCTTGCGGATCCGCGATTTGCTGGAGGCCGCCCCGTCCGGGACCTTGACCGTGGATGACATGCAGGCTATCCACACGGACACCTTGCTGGGTCCGTGGCCATTCTTCCGGTCACTGCTTGAGGGGATCGATGCCGACGATTTGTCCCGTGAGGCCAAGGTGTTGCGTTCGCTGCTGTTCGAGTGGGATGGCCGCATGGATGCCGGGAGCCACCGCGCTGCCGTTTTCGCAGCGTGGCGGGGCGCGTTGGTACAGCGCCTCGCGCGGCACTCCGCCCTTGCTCCGCTGAACGAGCCCACCGGCTACTCCCCTTTGTTCGGGCCGTGGTTGTCCGTGGTATCCCGCGTTGGTTTTGCCCTGGAGACCCTCCTGCTCCGCGGCTCCGAGCTTGGCATCAACGTTGGCGTGGAAGCTGCGGCCGGGCTTGAAGACGTTGCGTTGGAGGAAGCCATGCTCAATGGCTCTACCTGGGGCGACCGGCACAAGCTCCTGCCCGTTCACGTCCTCCCCGGCGCCCTCGCGTCACCGGCACCAACGGCCGACCTGAGCGGAGACACCGGGTGCGTCCTCTGCACCGAAAGCCTCCCCGGAGTAGACGACCGAAGTTTCCGTGGGCCCGTGGCCCGTTACGTTTGGGACCTGTCCGATCGGCGAAACAGCCGATGGATTGTCCCCTTCGGCGCCTCGGGTACGCCGGACCACCAGCATTTTGCCGACCAACTCCCCCTGTGGACCGCCGGGCAACTCGCCCCTGTGGTCACTGACTGGTCGGCCCTGGCCACAGACATTCCCTAA
- a CDS encoding GNAT family N-acetyltransferase codes for MTTTTEDYSVRTTVYSEDLEGWGELRLVPLVPGEDIDLIFEWVTQPRAKFWGMTENSREEVLGIYEFLDSLETHHAFLAVLDGEPLALFQTYEPLHDPVGEAYPAREADIGMHLLLAPATRPIPHFTPKLGTALIQYMFTLPGKDRIVVEPDSRNAKALRRLEATCFELGPIIQLAEKEAQLGFLTRAGFDEIQEQKAP; via the coding sequence ATGACCACCACCACCGAGGACTACTCCGTCCGTACCACCGTCTACTCAGAAGACCTCGAAGGATGGGGTGAGCTGCGCCTGGTTCCGCTGGTTCCCGGCGAGGACATCGACCTCATCTTCGAGTGGGTTACCCAGCCCCGCGCCAAGTTCTGGGGAATGACCGAAAACTCCCGTGAGGAAGTCCTGGGGATCTACGAGTTCCTTGACTCGTTGGAGACCCACCACGCGTTCCTTGCCGTCCTTGACGGAGAGCCGTTGGCACTCTTCCAAACGTACGAGCCCCTGCACGATCCCGTCGGCGAGGCCTATCCCGCCCGGGAGGCCGACATCGGCATGCACTTGCTGCTCGCTCCGGCCACGCGGCCCATTCCGCACTTCACGCCAAAGCTCGGCACTGCCCTCATCCAGTACATGTTCACCTTGCCGGGCAAGGACCGGATCGTGGTGGAGCCGGACTCCCGCAACGCCAAAGCCCTGCGCCGTCTGGAAGCCACCTGCTTTGAGCTGGGACCTATCATCCAGCTTGCGGAGAAGGAGGCCCAGTTGGGGTTCCTGACACGGGCAGGCTTTGACGAGATCCAGGAACAGAAGGCTCCCTAG
- a CDS encoding energy-coupling factor transporter transmembrane protein EcfT — MRDALNIRGNHALLTRANPLAKFVSVFLISLVLALSIDWVSASTALVAELALFPLAGLTLRLLWQRAWPLIIAAAIGGWSTAIVAADSGAVLLDVGLWSISEGSLELGLGFMLRGLAIALPAILLMTCTDPTDLADALAQKAKLPHRFVLGSLAAMRLVGLMAEEWQTIGMARRARGVGSQGSPLQRLKATLGQSFGLLVQAVRRASRLAVTMEARGFGGGQRTWARESTYSMLDAWVVLGGVIIAAGAVLTAVGAGTWSFVWR; from the coding sequence ATGAGGGACGCACTGAACATCCGCGGAAATCATGCCCTGCTGACGCGTGCAAACCCCTTGGCGAAGTTCGTATCGGTTTTCCTGATTTCCCTGGTACTGGCCCTGTCCATCGACTGGGTGTCGGCGTCCACGGCGCTGGTTGCGGAACTGGCATTGTTCCCGCTGGCCGGGCTTACCCTGCGGCTCTTGTGGCAGCGCGCTTGGCCCCTGATCATCGCGGCGGCGATCGGCGGCTGGAGCACGGCGATTGTGGCGGCGGACAGCGGCGCTGTACTGCTCGACGTCGGACTCTGGTCCATCAGCGAAGGTTCGCTGGAGCTGGGGCTGGGTTTCATGCTGCGCGGTTTGGCGATTGCCCTCCCGGCGATCCTGCTGATGACCTGCACGGATCCGACTGACCTGGCCGATGCGCTGGCGCAGAAAGCAAAGCTGCCGCACCGCTTTGTCCTGGGCTCCCTGGCAGCAATGCGGCTGGTGGGCCTGATGGCGGAGGAGTGGCAGACCATCGGCATGGCCCGCCGTGCCCGCGGCGTGGGTTCGCAGGGCAGCCCCCTCCAGCGGCTGAAGGCCACGCTGGGCCAGAGCTTCGGGCTCTTGGTCCAGGCCGTAAGGAGGGCTTCGCGGCTGGCAGTAACCATGGAAGCGCGCGGCTTCGGCGGAGGTCAGCGAACGTGGGCGCGCGAATCCACGTATTCGATGCTGGATGCCTGGGTGGTCCTTGGCGGTGTGATCATCGCAGCGGGTGCAGTGCTCACGGCTGTAGGCGCTGGAACCTGGAGTTTTGTCTGGCGCTAG
- a CDS encoding ABC transporter ATP-binding protein produces the protein MSATQSGTVRPAAISAEGWGWRHAGRAQPAIEGLDLRIEPGERVLLLGPSGAGKSTLLHALAGVLGDEEDDSDETGSLLIDGVAPREQRGRAGLMQQDPETQVVLSRVGDDVAFGAENLAVPRDEIWSRVHEALDDVGLRTAAGGGLALDHPTAALSGGQKQRLALAGILAMRPGLILLDEPTANLDPAGVLEVRDAVKRCLDKTGATLVVVEHRVSVWKDLVDRIVVLQPGWVAGSSAAAGAGQAAGGVLLDGPPEQVLSEARTMLMAAGVWVPGYVPATRTRQNRPQTSTLLLAAQDLAVSREKPRRKGFKTIPPVPVQTGISAQVRAGQALTITGPNGAGKSTFALTLAGLLAPVDGAVSAAVELSEGAGIDPFMWKADQLISRIGTVFQEPEHQFVTGKVLDELMFGPKHLGHGEERVDELLERLRLTHLVDANPYTLSGGEKRRLSVATVLAAHPKVLVLDEPTFGQDANTWAELASFLSELLDAGTAVVSVTHDQEFSAVLGGTELQLGPVAQGNVAHQEAGAA, from the coding sequence ATGTCCGCGACTCAAAGCGGCACGGTCAGGCCTGCCGCCATCTCAGCCGAGGGCTGGGGGTGGCGGCATGCCGGCCGGGCCCAGCCTGCCATTGAGGGTCTGGACCTTCGGATCGAACCCGGCGAACGGGTGTTGCTGCTGGGTCCTTCGGGCGCCGGTAAGTCGACCCTCCTGCATGCCTTGGCCGGCGTGCTGGGTGATGAGGAAGACGACTCGGACGAGACCGGCTCCCTGCTGATCGACGGCGTTGCTCCCCGCGAACAGCGTGGCCGCGCCGGCCTGATGCAGCAAGACCCCGAAACCCAGGTGGTCCTCTCCCGCGTGGGTGACGACGTCGCCTTCGGCGCCGAGAACCTGGCCGTGCCGCGGGACGAGATCTGGTCCCGCGTCCATGAAGCGCTCGACGACGTCGGGCTGCGCACCGCTGCCGGCGGCGGTTTGGCCCTGGATCACCCAACGGCGGCACTCTCCGGAGGGCAGAAGCAACGGCTTGCGCTTGCGGGCATTTTGGCGATGCGACCCGGGCTGATCCTGTTGGACGAGCCGACGGCCAACTTGGATCCGGCGGGTGTGCTGGAGGTCCGTGATGCGGTGAAGCGCTGCCTCGATAAGACCGGTGCCACCCTGGTTGTGGTGGAACACCGCGTTTCTGTGTGGAAAGACCTGGTGGACAGGATCGTGGTCCTGCAGCCAGGGTGGGTGGCGGGGTCGAGCGCGGCTGCGGGCGCCGGGCAGGCCGCGGGCGGAGTCCTCTTGGACGGCCCTCCGGAGCAGGTCCTGTCCGAGGCACGCACCATGCTGATGGCGGCTGGCGTGTGGGTGCCGGGATACGTTCCGGCAACCCGGACGCGGCAGAACCGGCCCCAGACTTCCACGCTTCTCCTGGCAGCCCAGGACCTCGCAGTATCCCGGGAAAAACCGCGGCGCAAAGGCTTCAAGACCATCCCGCCTGTTCCCGTGCAAACGGGCATCAGCGCACAGGTCAGGGCTGGCCAGGCCCTGACCATCACGGGACCGAACGGTGCCGGCAAATCCACTTTCGCTCTCACGTTGGCCGGCCTTTTGGCGCCGGTGGACGGTGCGGTGAGTGCCGCCGTCGAGCTTTCCGAGGGGGCGGGTATTGACCCGTTCATGTGGAAAGCTGACCAGTTGATTTCCCGCATCGGGACGGTGTTCCAGGAACCGGAGCACCAGTTTGTCACGGGCAAGGTCCTGGACGAGCTCATGTTTGGCCCCAAGCATCTGGGCCATGGCGAGGAACGCGTGGATGAACTGCTGGAGCGGCTGAGGCTGACGCACCTTGTGGACGCCAATCCCTACACGTTGTCCGGTGGGGAAAAGCGGCGGCTTTCGGTGGCCACGGTTCTGGCGGCGCATCCGAAGGTCCTGGTGCTGGATGAGCCCACATTCGGCCAGGATGCCAACACCTGGGCTGAGCTGGCGTCATTCCTTTCGGAGTTGTTGGACGCCGGAACGGCAGTGGTCTCGGTGACCCACGACCAGGAATTCAGCGCAGTACTCGGGGGAACCGAGCTGCAGCTCGGACCGGTGGCACAGGGCAATGTTGCACATCAGGAAGCGGGTGCGGCATGA
- a CDS encoding ECF transporter S component — protein MTTVNVKKTSYNWRVVDIVVAALIAIAGGVIFWAWSQGAALVSIPLNATYPPLTGLIAGGWMIPAVLGMLIIRKPGAALFCEAVAATGELIMGSQYGTTVLISGVLQGLGAELIFAAFRYKKFNLPTALLAGAGAGLFCGLNDSFLPWGWNIAYEAIDKLAYITFTTISGAIIAGALSWVATRGLAKTGVLSSFASRKAASEPVFS, from the coding sequence ATGACCACGGTAAACGTGAAGAAGACCAGTTATAACTGGCGTGTTGTAGACATCGTTGTGGCGGCTCTGATCGCCATCGCCGGCGGCGTGATCTTCTGGGCCTGGTCCCAGGGCGCTGCGTTGGTATCCATTCCCCTGAACGCGACGTACCCTCCCCTCACAGGCCTGATCGCCGGTGGCTGGATGATCCCCGCGGTCCTGGGCATGCTCATTATCCGCAAGCCGGGCGCAGCGTTGTTCTGCGAAGCCGTCGCTGCCACCGGTGAGCTCATCATGGGCTCGCAGTACGGCACCACAGTGCTGATCTCCGGAGTCCTGCAGGGACTCGGCGCCGAGCTCATCTTCGCCGCTTTCCGCTACAAGAAGTTCAACCTGCCCACGGCCCTCCTCGCCGGCGCGGGCGCAGGCCTCTTCTGCGGCCTGAACGACTCCTTCCTTCCGTGGGGCTGGAACATCGCGTACGAGGCAATCGACAAGCTTGCCTACATCACCTTCACCACCATTTCCGGCGCGATCATCGCAGGCGCACTGTCCTGGGTCGCCACCCGCGGCCTGGCGAAGACCGGCGTCCTGAGCTCCTTCGCGTCGCGCAAGGCCGCTTCGGAGCCAGTCTTCAGCTGA